The genomic interval TTTTAGTAGGGtctcaacagtttataaaaacataaattaataacGTACATAATACCtctgttaaaaaaagcaaaaaagcagtctttacatttaatttagtaTACTTCCAGATGTTTCTACTGTTACAAAACAGATGGATTCAGAATGGAAAATATAGGTTAAATAATATAGTACCAACAATAATGTTgaagtaatgttattttctttcaaatttagtAAATCAGCAGATCAGCTTATTTTAGGAATGCTTCAATAATgtagcaaaacaaaattaacagctAGATTcaaacataaagaaactaaatttggATAAATGTTTACAGATGCTTCATCATAACTATTACTACCAAAGATACCTAATAAATAGATTTTCTtacagttaaaaatattttttcttgtcaaTGTGAGCAAGATGAgtcagaattagtgatgagtaaaaTGATTTGCGTAAAATTCAAGTCACGGTGAAACTCTGTGTTTTGCTTTGCATATAaacaaaggttgccggttcgaatccccgtcactgccaaaagagatgctactctgctcggcccttgagcaaggcccttaaccttcaattgctccaggggtgctgtacaatggctgatcctgtgctctgaccccaaggggtatgcgaaaaaccaagtaatttcctttgggattaataaaagtataataataaaaaaaaaaacaaaaaaaaaccccaggtggcacggtggcacagtgggtagcgctgctgcctcacagttaggagatctggggacctgggttcgcttcccgggtcctccctgcgtggagtttgcatgttctccccgtgtctgcatgggtttcctccgggcgctctggtttcctcccacagtccaaagacatgcaggttaggtggattggcgattctaaattggccctagtgtgtgcttggtgtttgtgtgtgtcctgcggtgggttggcaccctgcccaggattgcttcctgccttgtgccctgtgttggctgggattggctccagcagacccccgtgaccctgtgtttggattcagcgggttggaaaatggatggatggaaaaaaaacccagacataaattgcattttgttttttgtaaagtgtGTGCCATTCACAGAAAAAGAAGGTGTTTGTGTCAGCTTGTCatttagtattaaattaaagatctgCAGTGAGGAAAAAAATCATGGGAATTGTGCATATCCTCAACTGGGATAAGGCGGTTGGTTGTTAGGTTACTTTTTTTAGGTGCACAAGAAACTACAGGAATCAAAGAGAACACTATCATCTACAGATCTACCAAAAGGTTAATCTATATTTGTGAAACTCAGTTAAATCTATCTACATATTCTCTCAACTAGCTTGATCACTCATTTAAAATCAATTGATTTTTGATCAAGTATTTGTTCTCAAATTACTTTTTGGCTATTCATATTTTCCAAACCTAATTCCTTAGTACCCATAACATTTTTATCTACCCTCGAGTCAATATACTAATGttccttaaatttattttttcacaaaaattaGTGCAGTTAAATCTATAACTATTAGCCTCCATCTTGAGCTGAATCCCCTTCCTAATCAAAATGAGTGGCACCTCTTTTTGTAACTCAGGGCACAAGTTTTTCAAATGCCCTTTATTACCACAATCCAAAAATTAGCCATGAAAGTTGTATCTCAGTTTGCTaatcatttgttaaattagaCCAGTCTGAATAAGCTTCTCCTGAACTGTAACTGGTGAACGTCATGAGCAGATGTTTGAGAGAAAAAACTAAAAGGttttctctgaaaaaaaaaaaaaaaaaaaagaattatgttATCAATCCGACTGCCAAAATCTGAGCTTAAAATATTACTCTAAATTTGAATAATAAAATCATACAACTAATGTAATACAAACAAGCAACTAATAAGGTATCTGTGTGCCATAATGAAGTCCCTTATACAGCATAAGCAAGGATGATTCACGGTTGGTATGAAATGGCGGGCAGCTTTTCTGACTGATACAAAAATTAAACTAATTGAATAAAGAATTATGGTTAGAGGAGCAGCCatcaataatatccatccatccatccattttccaacccgctgaatccgaacacagggtcacgggggtctgccggagccaatcccagccaacacagggcacaaggcaggaaacaatcctgggcagggtgccaacccaccgcaggacacacacaaacacacccacacaccaagcacacactagggccaatttagaatcgccaatccacctaacctgcatgtgtttggactgtgggaggaaaccggagcgcccggaggaaacccacgcagacacggggagaacatgcaaactccacgcagggaggacccgggaatcgaacccaggtccccagatctcccaactgcgaggcagcagcgctacccactgcgccaccgtgcagccgCCATCAATAATATGCACTTGTGAAATATTAATTTCTAAGTAGCAGTCCAAATTTTACTTTTGAGAAACTAAAAGAAAGTGTCTGCTACATGCACATCAAGATTTAATCTTAGAAAGCCAACAGAGAGGTGTTGGCACACATCAAAGACTATGCAATTAGCTCCTGCTCTTATACCTTCTGTCATATTAGGGCAAATCTGCAACATAGGTTTTTCAAAAAGTAATCTAAAAATCTAaatctaatataataataatttaaaaataaaactggaatTTGTGATGCAAACTTACTTAAAAGTatccttttttctgtttgtaataTAAATTCTAGGTACATTTGTCCATAAACATTCGATACAGGTATCCCTGACATACAAGGGTTTCATGCAATACCATTTTTCAAATTATAAGGCATCTTCTTCACAGTTACAACTACTAAAGTGGCATTTTCGCATGCCATTTTTCTCTTTTGAATGCAACATGGCACCATTTCTGTTCAACTGCATGCATACAGAACAGGGTGTTATAATAGTTTAGGTACAGATGCCACACAATGCTATTCTCATTTGGCTCTGTCTCtccctcaccacttcaccacctaaaagctaatgtgtggtaagtgtacaggtgcaaaaatggctggttgaagtggtttcccccttactatgaaaagtgctttcagtagtgagaaaagcactatataaatgtgaagaattattattatatgtgactTTGTgtctatgaaaggtgctatataaatatagtttacttgcttttttatatttaagaacAAATACTGtgcacataaacaacaaaatataaccATCATATTGTAACAAAACTTTCAGTAAAAACAGCAGCAATAGCAGTGGCAGCATTGAATGCACCAATGTGCTTAAAGTTTGAACTGGCAGACCATTTTGTAAATTAGGTAATTCCTTCCAGTCCTGCCTCAGAAGAGTTTATATAAACTAGGTTCTCACCCCCATAGCCATGTTACTGCACGGCGAGTGATCAAACCTTCTCCTTTTCAGGATTCTAAGCTAAAAATCCATGAGTTTAGTTATTTTCCATCGGCTCACCTTGCCCTAGTGCAATGCTTTGCTATAATATTGTAGTATCCCTTCCCAGACGGGCAAAAAAATCTCGCAGGCAAGTGGCTGGTGGgggtaattataaaagaaaactaatcAATGGTTTTATTCACTTTCCTTCTTACTTCAACAAGCCGAAAAACAAAACGAagtcaggacaaaaaaaacagcaaagaaaaaacacaccacaCTAAAACCCAACCCACATCAAAAAAACCCCCCACCTTCCTAGCACCCCAGAGGCTGTTTTATTAAGAGTGGCAGTTGTGTCTCTGCctgccccccttttttttttctttctttttaactatttataacTAAACACTCTGCCCAGTGGCAATTTCTATCCCAGATCGTTACActgccccaaccccccccccccccactagcTCCTCGCCCCTGGGGACACTTCAAAATGTTGATAACGAGCTGGTAATCGGATGACTCGTCTGGGCCGCTCAGGACGTGTGACGTCGTCTGTAGAAGGCATTTCTGTTCCCACCGTCTCCAGAGCCGAATCAGGCTGTTCTTGGTTTATATCCCGGTCGGCTGGCGCTTCGATCCTTTCATCAACACGAAACCTTCCCCGGTAAGGCACCAACCGATCCTGATGCAGAAACACCCGACGTCCCCTTGGTGACATCTGCACCCAGTACACCACTTTGCCCACGCGCTCGAGCACTTGGCAAGGACCCACCCATGCACTGTCAAGTTTGGGGGAGAGACCTTTCTTCCATCGGGGACTATACACCCACACTCGGTCGCCGGAGGAGTACGGGTGTTCTCTGGCTCTGATGTCATAATGCCGCTTTTGGGTAAGGCCAGCTTTGTGCAGATGGTCCCGTGCAAACGCGTGAGCCCTGTCGATTCGGTCCTGAAGACAGCGGGCATACTTTTGTCCAGATTGATGTTCTTCCCTTTCTGGTGGCAACCCACATTCGAGAGAGGCCGGGGTTCTCAATTCCCGGCCCAGCATCAACATGGCAGGGGTGCACTTCTTAGACTCCTGAACCGCTGTCCGGCATGCCTGGAGAACCAAAGGCAGTTGCTGATCCCAGTCGCGTTGGTTCTTGTTTACCACCATAGCCAACTGAGCCGATAAAGTACGGATGAATCGCTCGGCCAAACCATCGCTCTGGGGGTGAAGCGGGGTGGTGCGTGTTTTCCGAATGTGTAGCAGATCGCACACATGATGAaaaactttactttcaaaattacacCCCTGGTCTGAATGGAGTTCTAGCGGCATGCCAAACCTACTAAACATGCCTTCAACTAGGGCAGTAGCCACGGTTTCTGTATCTTGGCTAGGAATAGGGTACGCCTCCGGCCACTTGGAGAAATAGTCTACCCTAACAAGGATGTACCTATTTCCCTGACGAAAACGAGGAAAAGGCCCCAATATGTCTATTCCAACCCGCTCCATAGGCAGACCGACTTGATATTGTTGAAGGGGGGGCAACTGATTGTTCAGGGGGCCCTTTTCGCACTGTGCACATGTCACAACGGCCGCAGTGATCTTCAACATCTTGTCGGCACCGCCCCCAGTAAAACATCTGTCGGAGCCTCTTCAGCGTCTTACTAACCCCAAAGTGGTCAGACCCCACACCCCAATGCACTGACTTAAGAAcatcatcctgtttcccctttgGCACTATCACCTGCCAAGTGATCTCTCCAGTGGCAGGGGCTCGCCATCTTCTCATCAGCACCCCATCCCGAATGGTCAAATTGTCCCACTGGGCCCAGAGACCCTTAACAGTCATACCCTCTGGGGCTACCTCCTCCCAACTAGGTCGGTGATTGTCTGTCACCCAGGCTCTCACTTTCTTTATCTCTGGATCCTGATTCTGCCAAAACCCCCAATTGCATTGCCCCTTTGACAGCGCTAACATTGAGCAACTGTGTCTCACCTCCCCTGTTCGCTCTCGGTCCTCCTGACGGTGGCAGTAGTCACAGTTCGTCTGAGCACAAGGCCTGCGGGTTAGCGCATCTGCGTTGTGATGTTGACCCCTCCCCCGGCAATGTTGGATTTCAAATTGAAACGACTGTACCCATTTCAGCCATCTTGCCACTTGCCCCTCTGGCTCCCTAAAAGACATCAGCCATTGTAAGGATGCATGATCGCTGCGCAGTGTAAATGCAGTCCCTTGTAAGTAGTGTTGAAAATGCCGGATCGCTTCCACTGCTGCCAGGAGCTCTCTCCGTGTGACACAGTAGTTTCTTTCTTCTCTGCTTAGGGCTCGGCTAAAATAAGCAACTACTCGTTCTCCCTGGGAGTATGGTTGTGACAGGACGGCACCTAGACCTACATTGCTGGCATCCGTGTCTAAAACAAAAGGCAGGGCAGGGTCAGGTGGGGCTAAGATGGGAGCCTGGCATAAGGTATCTTTCAGGGCTTGGAAAGCGGACTGTTCCTCTGTTCCCCAGTGGAAATACTGACCTTTCTTTGTTAGCCGGTGAAGGGGAGCAGCCACCGTAGCAAACCCAGGAACAAAACGCCGATAGTAGGATGCCAATCCGAGGAACCCCCGGATTTGCCATACATTAACTGGAGTCGGCCAGTCACGGATCGCTCGAGTCTTGCTGTCTTCTGTGGCCACCCCCCTTTCACTTACTCGGTGCCCCAAGTAGGTGACTTCTCGGCGCAGCAATTGGCACTTATCAGGGTGTAGCTTAAGTCCTGCTTCTCGCAATTTCACTATTATGGTTCTAAGGGAGTGCAAAGCAGTTTCAAACGTGAGTCCATGTGCCATCACATCGTCCAAATATACCAGGCATCTGGAACGAGGGATGCCCGAGAGGACACGGTCCATTAGGCGTTCAAAAGTTGCTGGCGCGTTGCACAATCCGAAAAGGGAGCACTCGAAATTGCCAAAACCCGCCCCCGgttgaaaatgcagtttttttcttgGCTTCCGGGGCTAACTCCACCTGCCAGTAGCCACTTCTCAAATCTAGCGTGGAAAACCAACGCGACCCAGACACCAGATCAAGGGCCTCGTCAATTCTAGGAAGCGGATACGAATCTTTTCACGTAACTGCATTCAACCGGTGGTAGTCAACACAGAAACGCCATTCTCCTGATTTCTTATTAACCAAAACAACAGGGGAGCACCAAGGAGAATCTGATGATTCAATAATTCCAGAATTCAACATCTCAAGTACCAACCGATCTGCCTCGATCTGTCGTGCCAGGGGAATGCACCGCAGGTGTTTTTTGATCGGGTGCGCATCTCCCGTGTCGATGTGATGGTGGATGAGGTTGAGTTCGCCCGATGTCCTTAGAAGAGGTGGCGAAACAGTCTCCAAATTTGTCCAATACATCCTTAAGTTGTTGTTGCTGAGGTTCCTTTAATCCCTGGCAGCTACTTTCCCAAAGGCCTTCCAGAATAATGTTCCATTGCCCACCGTTATTGCTCACAGGGGTGGGGAATGCTCCCAGTTGATTGACAGAGTGGGGAGGTGGTCCCGACTGAAACTGACAGCCCATCAATTGACAGGGTGCACTGCCAGGTATCAACAGAGTCCCATGGCCAAAGTCAATCTGAGCCTGGGTTTTAGTCAGAAAGTCTACACCCAAGATGCAAGCGTCTCTAATTTTTGCTACCCGAACAGGGAATGTCCAAACATGTCCTCCTATTCTTAGAAGAGCGGTGGTGCGGCCCTCCATCATAGCATGCTCACCCGTGGCGGTAATGAATTGGCCAGGAATGACTTGTAGGGAGCAATTTTTAGGTAGCAGATCACATCGCACTACAATAGACGTAGCCCCGGTATCTATCAATGCCTTCACATCAGTGTCCCAAATTCGAATAGGAAAATGACAATAATCTCCACAGCCTAGCTGTCCCACTGGGATCACCGACTCGTCCCGGCCCGCATTTGTTGGCAGTTGCAGCGGGACTACTAAAGGGTCTGGAAATGTCCCGCGTACTCTGAACCCTGGCCGTTTCCCGACATGTCTCTGGACCCCAGAATAGTTGCTGGACTGAAAGGACAAAATCGACAAACATGCCCAGGTTGGCCACAGTGCCAGCAAGTAGGTAGTGTAGCGGCCGAAGCTGACGTTCTCATAAGGTTTAGTCCCACCGGGGGAGTTCCTCCTGAGGGCTCCTCTCCCAGACACAACATATAGTCGCACGGTGGCTGGCGGCACATCCTTTCCCGCTCCCTCTCCCGACCCTCTGTATAAGCCGATTCCCCCTCACATACCAATTCAAACTCTACAGCCCACTCGAGGGCCTCTTCTAGAGTTGCTGGTCGGGCAAGTTGAGCGTGGTGGCGCAATGCTTTAGGTTCAAGTCCACAGAGAAATGCGTCACGTGCCAATTCATCCCGGACCCTGCGGGGGAAATGTGCATAGGCTCGCCCCACCAGTCCCTGCACTTCCGCGGCAAATGTTCCTAGACATTCTCCAGACCTCCGAGTTCATTCGTGCAGTTGCCTTTGCAGTACTAATATGGTTTCTGTTCTCCTGAAGCGACTCTCAATGGCCTTCAAAAGCAGTCCTAAGTCTGTTAAATCCTCCCGCGGAACATCCTCAAGTGTTTTCAAAGCCTCCCCTTCCAATGCCGCCACCAACTGCACTGCTCTATCCTTGACTCCCCACCTATTCACCTCTGCAACAACTTCAAACCTGTTCCAAAAGGTTTCCCAGCTGCCCGTCCCGTCGTAGCGTCCCGGTTTCAACCTTGGTAAGTCATGCCTTTCCCTCGCGCCTCTCGGTTCTTCATGTTTGTCCTCGGGTTCTTCTTTGCACTGCAGTAACCACCAGGGTGGAGGGGGAAATTCTTCGTCCGCCATTTTTACGTCCTCTGTTTCTTTCAACAGCCATCTCAATGGGATGCctcatcccacttctgacaccagtgtAGTATCCCTTCCCAGACGGGCAAATAAATCTCGCACGCAAGTGGTggtaattataaaagaaaactaatcAATGGTTTTATTCACTTTCCTTCCTACTTCAACAAGCCGAAAAACAAAACGAagtcaggacaaaaaaaacagcaaagaaagaacacACCACACTAAAACCCAacccacatcaaaaaaaaaaaaaacaccttcctAGCACCCCAGAGGCTGTTTTATTAAGAGTGGCAGTTGTGTCTCTGCCCgcccccctttttttttctttctttttaactatgTATAACTAAACACTCTTCCCAGTGGCAATTTCTATCCCAGATCGTTACAATATATTTGCAAATGTCGGTACACTTTGTAATAAAGTAGTTACCAACAAGCTTAACGGGAATCAGTAAACAGCAGTTTTATTGAGTCATTAATGAAAGGAAAATATCTTTTGGAGCCTTTAGTAATGGAGTGTCAAAtataattttgataaataccatTAACTATTGAAGTAATTGTGTTCATTTAAATGGAATattagtgttattttaaaaaaatgggtgTCAGTTTTGGGATTCAGGAATGCAttactttttttcccatttaatttttttttttttaattttaattttattgtaatcattccatacaaatagatacatttttacaaaagataggattgaaaacaagtcacccccccccacccctgagagagaaagcatggccaacagagtaaaacttaaggcttgtagacatacctaaattgatgagtttaatagggcaatagagataaatggagaagaaaaagaaatgtggaaataattgcttcctcggtgcattaagagcttattctaagatattattgattagatcttgccaggttttgaaaaaaattctgtacagatcctctaactgaatatttgattttttccaatttcaaatagtataaaacatcggtttcccactgattaAAAGAGAtgtgttaggattcttccagtctagcaaaataagtctgcgtgccaaaagtgtagtgaatgcaatcacagtttgtttgtccttctccactttaaacccgtctggaagaacaccaaacacagctgttaatgggttaggagggattgtgacaccaaggctgtctgaaaggcccagaacatgtgactcagtgaggctggaacttgattggagcgttcacaggttggatcttgccctggaaacattttggacagttttaggcgagacagatgtgctcactatataattttgagttgaataattgtatgctttgcgcctatggagcttgagtgaagtctctgcattgctattttccactccttttctgatatattgattaagagatctttttcccattgtcctcttggatctttaaatgggagggactgcaagataattttatattttgcagagatggtgtctaagtccttgaaattgagcaatattttttccggcatggaggagggtgcaagatgaggaaaattgggcaggttctgtttaacaaagttcctaatttgaagatagtgaaagaaatgtgtggctggaaagttaaatttggagtgtaattattcataggatgcaaagatgttgtctatataaagatctctaagcaatttaatccaaaatcttttctagatattaaaaactgtatatgtttgtgaaggttgaaagaggtggttctcttgcagaggtgccatagataaaagactctccatcttaaaatgctttctacattggttccatattctgaatgagtgaagcacaattgggttattagtatattgccgataacttgcatttattggggcagaaagcagggaatataaagaagtactgcaggattttacttccattgcggaccaggcctgtgtatgttcatctatttgtatccaggttttataacttgtatgtttgctgcccagtaataaaactgaaagttgggtagagccatgccaccttctgccttaggtctttgtagggtcgctctttggatatgtgggtgttttgagttccaaataagtgaggttattgttgaatctaattgcttaaaaaatgattcattaatgtatattggaatgttttgaaataaaaaaagtagcttaggaagaatattcatcttaacaacgttagttcttccagctagagtgagatgaggggttgaccatctatgcaagtcttgcttatttttttccatatagacggcgaaatttgttgataaagagctttatgtttacttgtgatgtttacccctaggtatttaaacttatctgcgatgataaaatggaaggtgtccaatctaatattgtgtgcttgagaattcactggaaagagcacacttttattcaaattaattctgagactagagatcttttgaaattctgtaagtgctgttaagactacgggcacagaattttgtggatctgatatatacagtactgtatcatctacatatagagaaattttctgttccaatccttctctgaaaatcccctttatctgataagaatttcgatagtggaccgccagtgggtcaatggcgactgcaaatagcagtggtgacaacgGGCAACCTTgcctggtaccacgttctagtttaaagtagtctgaacaaatgttgctcatacaaactgaagcttctggattggtatatagtagtttgatccatgcacaa from Erpetoichthys calabaricus chromosome 9, fErpCal1.3, whole genome shotgun sequence carries:
- the LOC127529260 gene encoding uncharacterized protein K02A2.6, encoding MLKITAAVVTCAQCEKGPLNNQLPPLQQYQVGLPMERVGIDILGPFPRFRQGNRYILVRVDYFSKWPEAYPIPSQDTETVATALVEGMFSRFGMPLELHSDQGCNFESKVFHHVCDLLHIRKTRTTPLHPQSDGLAERFIRTLSAQLAMVVNKNQRDWDQQLPLVLQACRTAVQESKKCTPAMLMLGRELRTPASLECGLPPEREEHQSGQKYARCLQDRIDRAHAFARDHLHKAGLTQKRHYDIRAREHPYSSGDRVWVYSPRWKKGLSPKLDSAWVGPCQVLERVGKVVYWVQMSPRGRRVFLHQDRLVPYRGRFRVDERIEAPADRDINQEQPDSALETVGTEMPSTDDVTRPERPRRVIRLPARYQHFEVSPGARS